TGCTCCTCGGATACAGTCCGGGCTTGGCGGCTTTTTGGGCGACTTTAAGCTGCATTGTCGTTAGCTGGGTGCGTCCTGAGACGCGAATGAAATGGAGGGAAATTTACGAAGCCATTTTAGCAGGAGCCCGAAGCACCCTGGTGATTGGAGCTACGGTCGGCGTGATCGGGATGATCGTCGGAAGCATTGCGCTTACCGGCATCGGGTTAAAATTCTCCGATATTATTATCTCGCTGTCCGGCGGTAACCTTGCCATCGCTATCATTCTCATAGGGCTGGCTTCTTTGGTTCTGGGCATGGGTGTGCCTGTCACAGCAGCCTATCTGATCACGGCCGTCCTCGCTGTCCCCGCGCTGGACAACCTTGGCGTTCATCTCGTTGCCGCCCATATGATCGTTTACTGGTTCAGCCAAGACTCGAACATCACACCGCCTGTGTGTGTCGCTGCCTACGCCGGAGCTGCCATCGCCGGTTCCGATCCATGGAAAACCGGATGGACCTCTTTCAAGTTTGCCAAGTTCCTCTATGTGGGGCCCTTCCTTTTCGCCTACACTCCTGGCATTCTCTTGATCGGCGACTGGCATACCATCGTAGTCACCTATATCGCCGCTACCCTTGGCACGATCGCTTTTTCCTCGTGCACTCAAGGGTACCTCATTAGAAGAACCTCCCTGGTTGAGTGGATCATCTTTGCTGTTGGAACCTATCTGTGTTTTCATCCAGACTTGTTGACCGATCTCGCAGGTATCGCTCTGATCGTAGTTGTGTACTTGATTCAAAAGTACAAGAACAAAAAAGAGGCGGCAGCCGCTGCATCACAGGCACATTCAACCGCTTCGTGAAATTCCCCTTTGCACACGCAGGAAAACCGCCTCGTCGAAGGGCACTCGCGCACGTCCGGCAGTGCCCTTCAGTCCTTTTCAAAGCATGCAGCGCAAGAGAAGCTTTTCTGGTTTTCGGTAGCAAAAGTTTCCTTCCAGTTTAGATCAGTAAAAAATCGACCGACACCGATGGTAAGGACGCGTTCGAAAACCATCCAGTTGCCCCAGAGTCCATAACCAGTGGTCCACCTGAACACTGGTCACCTGGTTCCAGCCACGAAGATGAAAGGCTTCTTTCAGCTTTTCAACAGCGATGAGGGTCATGGCTCGAATTTCCACTTCTTCTCGACACCCCGACGTTAAGGGTTTTCGAGCGTCGATGCGCGCGGCCAGATCTTCTCGGTAAACAAGAATCCCCAATTGGCGAAGCACTTGGGGCAGTTTGTAGTCGGCAAAAGCCGTCAGACGATCCATATCGACAAAACGACCCGGCCCGCGGCCTTCAAACGCGGAAAAGAGATCGGCGGCAAAAATCTGGGCACGTTTCCAGAAATAAACCTTTATCCCGTCCACACAAAACTCATCACGAAAGCTTGAAAAATCCTCGGCCAACTGAGCCGCCAGTCGACACGCCGAACCATCGGCCCACTCAATGAGATGCAACACATCTCCATGCCATTTTTCAAGAAGCACTCGACCCGCTTCCTGAAGGTTCTTCAGCCGCGCCTCAAAGAGCGGAATCTTTCCACGACCGGCAAGGATTTTTTCCAAATCGGCCGATGTGAGCGTCGCAAGAAATTGAGCATCCGTTAAGGGAACGCCATAAAGATAGGCTTTTTTCAGCGCTGCCGCGAGACCGCAGTAACCCGAATAAGGTGTGCCGTCGAGATCCACTTCCCACAAAGGCTCACCCGAATCCGGCCAAAAACAGTGGTTGAGCACATCCAGGACGAAAATCCATCGAGCCGTCTCCTCCGTTTCGTCCCAGTAATGGAAAGGTTGTCGCCACGATGGAAGATCCCTGAGAAGATCACCCCAGCGCTCGACGGCAGGTGCTACCGCATCTTCCTGCAGCCTCACAAACCGGGCCCGCGCCGCCAGAGATCTTACAGAATCCAAAACAGGAAAAAGAACCATCACTTTTGAATCCTCCTTGGCTATCCCATGATTGTGCTGCATTTTGTAGCCATTCACTGCAGAAAGATAGAGAACACAGTGGAAAAGTTGTCAAATCCTCCTTCGACGAGCATCGAGCATCGTGCGATAGATCTGAAAATCTTGATGTCGATGACGTCCGTGGGCCGGGAAAAATGTGCGTGGTTAACCAACGCCTGCTTAGGGTTTTTAAGGCTTTCCGGCTGCAGTGGAATTCTTTTTTCAGCGAAGCCAAGGAACTTTGCCATTGGTACCTGCTCAGCAGGAAGCCAAGCCTCATCCGAGCGTACCACGAC
Above is a genomic segment from Desulfosoma sp. containing:
- a CDS encoding queuosine salvage family protein; this translates as MVLFPVLDSVRSLAARARFVRLQEDAVAPAVERWGDLLRDLPSWRQPFHYWDETEETARWIFVLDVLNHCFWPDSGEPLWEVDLDGTPYSGYCGLAAALKKAYLYGVPLTDAQFLATLTSADLEKILAGRGKIPLFEARLKNLQEAGRVLLEKWHGDVLHLIEWADGSACRLAAQLAEDFSSFRDEFCVDGIKVYFWKRAQIFAADLFSAFEGRGPGRFVDMDRLTAFADYKLPQVLRQLGILVYREDLAARIDARKPLTSGCREEVEIRAMTLIAVEKLKEAFHLRGWNQVTSVQVDHWLWTLGQLDGFRTRPYHRCRSIFY